Within Limisalsivibrio acetivorans, the genomic segment ACGCCGTTGAGTGGGCTGTGAAGATGGAGAACTACGGATGCGGAGAGATCCTGCTTACCAGCATGGATTGTGACGGTACGAAAGACGGTTTCGATATCGAGCTGACCAGAGCCGTCTCCGAGGCTGTTTCCATCCCCGTGATCGCCTCTGGCGGTGTGGGGAATCCGGAGCATATCTACGACGGGCTCACAGAAGGGAAGGCGGATGCGGCGCTCGCCGCAAGTATATTTCACTATAAGGAATACTCCATAGGCGAGGTTAAGGATTATCTGGCCGAAAGGGGTGTTGAGATAAGGAAGGTTTAATCGGATGAATACAGATGTTATCGGCAGACTTGTTGAGATAGTGCGTGAGAGAAAGAGCAATCCCAAGGATGATTCATATACATGCAAGCTCCTCGAAGCGGGGGAGAATAAGCTGGTTAAGAAGCTGGGAGAAGAGAATGCGGAGTTCATCCGCTCGCTTATCAAAGAGAGCGACGGAGCCGTTGCCGGCGAGGCGGCGGATATAATTTACCACATGATCGTTGCTCTGGAGTACAGAGGCGTTCCCTTTGAGGATGTTGTTGGTGTTCTGGAGGAGCGTTTCGGCAAGCCCGGCATCAGAAAATGAACTACGAAGGGATCCTGAACGAGGTCCTCCCAAAGCTGGAGGGGCTTAGCGTTCTTGATTACGTAGTGGGGCTGAACTATGTCTGCGTGAGGACGGAGGCAGGTTGCGGTCTGGGTTATGTTCTGCGTGATTTTGAGCCTGAGAGCTGTACCCTCCTGAGTGACGAGATAGAGGGTATGCCGGCGGCGGATGCGGCCCGCATTTATATGTCCGAAAACCTGCTTGATGCCGCCGTGGGCATGGCCGTTATAAACAGCACAGTGAGCGGCGGCAGGGATATTGACCCTCTAAAGGATACGGATTTCAGCGGGAAAACTGTGGGCATGGTGGGGCATCTGCGCCCCGTTCAGGCTATGATCGAAAGGCAGGGGGGCAGAGTGCATGTCTTCGAGTTAAAGGACAGAGAGGGGACGCTCAACCCCGAGGATGCGCCCGATTACATGCCAGACTGCGATACCTTTATAATCACAGGTGTTACGCTCATAAATAAGACTCTGCACACCTATGAACCCTACATGAACGATAATGCGCAGAAGATAATCATAGGTCCGTCAACCCCCGTTGTGCAGGTTCTTGCAGACAGAGGTTACCTGCTGGGTGGCACAAAGGTTGTGGACTGTGAAAGGGTTATGAAGCTTGTGAGCCGTGGACAGGGTACAAGGCGCTTCGGCGATTCTGTCGCAAAGGTCTGGCTCTAGTCCGCCTTGTTAAGTGACCAGTCGTAATCGGCATTTTTTACCTTATCAACCATGGAAAGCCCCTGCATATCAGGGTAGTATCTCCGGAAGAAGGCTAGGGTTCCGTTTGGAAAATCCTCATCGTACCAGTCGAATATCCTGCTTGCGTAGAGCCTGCTCCCTTCGATATAGTTTTTCTCACCGTTTCGCAGGAAACGTTTCGTCACCATGTCCAGCTGTACGTCGATAGTTTCCCCGCGGTAAGGCTCATCCAGAAGCTTAGGGCACCCCATGGAGGCGCAGTTCACTGCGAAATGAATGCGGTTGTCCTTGAAGGTCGGGCGTATAATCTCATGCTCAATCTCATCCAGCGTCATCGGTGCGCATCCCACACGGCAGAACTCGATATCCCAAGGCGACTTGAACAGCCCACCGATATCCTTGATGGATTTGACCGGATAGTGTTTCAGAATCAGCTTCATAGTGCATGCGTTGTATGCATTTATGTATAGGGCGAGCTGATCGTTTCGGGGGAGATCATCCGGAACGGTGGTTTTTACACTGTCGAGGTAATCATCGAGTAGCGACTCGTTTCGCTTGAGGCCGTCATAGTCCACCAGACCGTTTTTAACGTATCTGTCCAGCAGCTCGGTGTAGATCGTAAGGTTATCGGCATATGCCGTAACTGAGAGTAAAAATATCGTAATTGTAATAATATATCTCATCATCGCCCCCGTATAACTAATAACACCCTGATGTCAGGAATTAATCAAGCTAAATTAAATGCTTGACACTTTATTACCATGCGTGCTTTATTGTGCGTATGGAAATGAAAAACTATTTTAACTACTTTTTTAGCAGCTACTTTTTTTACTTCTTCTTTAGGGAGAGGCTGTCTGAGGTGTAGTTAAAATACCAAAAGTATATTAACAAAGGCCGCGGTCAGCTTCGATAAGCTCCGCGGCCTTTTTTTATGCCTGCGGACTGTATGAATCTGTACCCCGGTAACGGAGGAAAAGATGATCGTAGTAATGAGGATGGACGCAGGAAAGGATGCACTTGAAGAGGTTGTGGAAAAGGCTGAGGAGCTCGGTTTCTCCCCCCACGTAATCTTCGGCAAAGAACGTAACGTAATCGGCCTTGTGGGGGTTAACGGTAAGCGTGAAAACGTTGGTGTTATCGAAGAGATGCCGGGTGTTGACCGCATTGTCCCCATATCTAAGCCGTACAAACTTGCCAGTAAGGAGGTCAAACAGGAGACCTCCATTGTCGATGTTGCGGGTGTTAAGTTCGGCGGTGACGAGGTTGTCGCCATTGCAGGTCCCTGCGCCGTTGAGAGTGAGGAGCAGATAGTCCGCTCCGCCCAGCATGTTAAGGCAGCGGGTGCAAAGATGCTCCGTGGGGGCGCATTCAAGCCCAGAACCAGCCCGTATTCCTTCCAGGGCTTGCAGGAAGAGGGACTCAAACACCTTGCCACAGCCAGAGAAGAAACGGGTCTGCCCTTCTGCACCGAGGTTGTAAACCCCAGAAACGTGGACGTTGTTTATAAGTACACCGATATGTTTCAGGTGGGCGCCAGAAATATCCAGAACTTCGCCCTTCTCAGCCTCCTCGGTCAGACGGATAAACCCGTTCTGCTCAAGAGGGGAATGGCAACTACAATAGAAGAATTCCTTATGGCCGCTGAATACATCCTCTGCGAGGGGAACAAGAACGTTATCCTCTGCGAGAGGGGTATAAGAACCTTCGAAACCGCCACAAGGAACACCCTTGATATAAGCTGTGTGCCTGTGGTTAAGGAGAAGTCCCACCTCCCCATCATCATAGACCCCAGCCACTCCGGTGGACACAGGCCTTATGTGACAGCCCTTTCAAGGGCGGCGGTTGCCGTGGGTGCGGACGGAGTTATTGTTGAGGTGCACCCCGAGCCGGATAACGCTATGAGCGATGCCGCCCAGACCATAAGTCCCGAGCACTTCGTGAAGCTCATGGGCGAGCTCAAAGCGGTTGCCCTCTCCATAGGCCGCTACATGTAATAATCATTCCAGGGCCCCCGAAAGGGGGCTTTTTTATCCTATTAATCA encodes:
- a CDS encoding Rossmann-like domain-containing protein; its protein translation is MNYEGILNEVLPKLEGLSVLDYVVGLNYVCVRTEAGCGLGYVLRDFEPESCTLLSDEIEGMPAADAARIYMSENLLDAAVGMAVINSTVSGGRDIDPLKDTDFSGKTVGMVGHLRPVQAMIERQGGRVHVFELKDREGTLNPEDAPDYMPDCDTFIITGVTLINKTLHTYEPYMNDNAQKIIIGPSTPVVQVLADRGYLLGGTKVVDCERVMKLVSRGQGTRRFGDSVAKVWL
- the aroF gene encoding 3-deoxy-7-phosphoheptulonate synthase yields the protein MIVVMRMDAGKDALEEVVEKAEELGFSPHVIFGKERNVIGLVGVNGKRENVGVIEEMPGVDRIVPISKPYKLASKEVKQETSIVDVAGVKFGGDEVVAIAGPCAVESEEQIVRSAQHVKAAGAKMLRGGAFKPRTSPYSFQGLQEEGLKHLATAREETGLPFCTEVVNPRNVDVVYKYTDMFQVGARNIQNFALLSLLGQTDKPVLLKRGMATTIEEFLMAAEYILCEGNKNVILCERGIRTFETATRNTLDISCVPVVKEKSHLPIIIDPSHSGGHRPYVTALSRAAVAVGADGVIVEVHPEPDNAMSDAAQTISPEHFVKLMGELKAVALSIGRYM
- the hisE gene encoding phosphoribosyl-ATP diphosphatase; translated protein: MNTDVIGRLVEIVRERKSNPKDDSYTCKLLEAGENKLVKKLGEENAEFIRSLIKESDGAVAGEAADIIYHMIVALEYRGVPFEDVVGVLEERFGKPGIRK
- a CDS encoding DUF547 domain-containing protein, with product MRYIITITIFLLSVTAYADNLTIYTELLDRYVKNGLVDYDGLKRNESLLDDYLDSVKTTVPDDLPRNDQLALYINAYNACTMKLILKHYPVKSIKDIGGLFKSPWDIEFCRVGCAPMTLDEIEHEIIRPTFKDNRIHFAVNCASMGCPKLLDEPYRGETIDVQLDMVTKRFLRNGEKNYIEGSRLYASRIFDWYDEDFPNGTLAFFRRYYPDMQGLSMVDKVKNADYDWSLNKAD